In the Neodiprion virginianus isolate iyNeoVirg1 chromosome 2, iyNeoVirg1.1, whole genome shotgun sequence genome, TAATGCAAACGAGCCACCATACATTGCAGCAAATCATTCACGTTCAAATTTCTCCAACGCGATTCACATTCACATTGTATGAGACGGTAGTTCagaaaatgagtaaaaaaaaaaaagacgaaatgTAAAGGAGAAAATACAGATAGAGATTCCAGTTACTCATAATAAAATCCACAGTATTGAAATGTGgaattgtaaatttaacaACAGCTACTTTAGTAAATCTGATATAAGGTAATACTTGACAAACCGTGATCTCTATTTGATTTAAGGGGAAAAAGATCTGTaatgacgaaaaattaaaaagaattcCCAGTAAAGCAACACAATGATCAGCAATGTCTCCACCAGCAAGCAGCGACCATATCCTTCACCATGTACAACCGCCAGTGCCTTTAAATAAACCTGTACAAAATTTCGATTGAATAGGAAGAGGAAACAGGGAGGGTGGGCGTAACTGTACCTGTTTGGCCAATTGGCAGGCCTTGTCTGGAGAGTTCAGGATCTCGTAATAGAAAACCGAAAAGTTGAGGGCGAGACCCAGCCTGATGGGGTGAGTTGGCTGCATCTGAGACTTGCTGATTTCAAACGCGTCTTGATACGCCTTCTGGCTGTCATCTACCACAGCTTATTTGTAGTAGGGGGGgagaattgattatttatttaatataatacgTCAATAAACGTAAACGACATGCAAGTTATTCAGTCAAAATAATAACCATATTGTTCTAATCACTAAGCATctaatgaaattgaaataggAAGCTGTtaactttgaaaacatttcaagaaagcagacaattaatttcaagtttacttgattttttttccaagctTTAAGTGAAATGACAAGATAAGAGTAAAAATGTTACTCGCTACTAGCCCTGCAACTCCGGTTTGGAAAAGTTAACAAAATAGTGTGTAACATCGATACCATTTTACGAATTCTATCAATTAAAGGaagcaaattttcaatctacAATCTTCAAAAGTACCTTCGTCTATACAAAGTGACtgaagaaactaaaaaaaaaagtcaaatcgaAATACTAATGTTAGGTTTTGCAGGAGAAAACAATGCAATGCTTCGTTcaacacgtaaaaaaaatttgaagggTTAATCGAAACCGTCAGCTCATGAGAAATACGTTGATATtcattgaaatattcaaaacttACTAATCATGAGGAATTATATCCACCATGTATGTTcgtaatattaatatttaaaggCAAGAACatacaaaataagaataatcaTAATCAAAACTTTGATCTAGATCGGAATTTTCTAAAACCAACAAAATTTGGAGAAATAATGCAAATTGGGTTCAGCATTGATTCagtacaattttatttgtacAAAAAGTGGGATGATTTGCAAGGATATCATGTAAACTAAGCTTAACGCATTGAACGTATGGCAAATTAAAATGACAATAAATATACGTACTATTTCTGGTATCACCAGTCGCAACCTCTGCGAGATACCTGAAGTAGTCTCCCTTCATCTTAAGGTAGAATACTTTGCTCTCAGGGTTGCTGGCTTTGGGGATCAGGTACTTGTCCAGGAGTCCCTGCAACATAGCGACACCATCTCCCTAAGTTACATATTCATCTACAGTTATTTTGTAAAACGAACCAAACAGCATAATCATCAAAGAATAGATTTGCGACGCAGTAAAATCTGTGGGGAAAAAATGGGATTTGATAGTGCAAGAAGTATATAACTCAAATTTCGAGGCATGGGTTTGAGGTAAacaatcaaaacaaaattgcCGAGAAAGATTATCATCGATGCAAAAATACTAATCAACAGCTAAAacgaaatattaatatattattaggTTCAGTCCCTGACATTGAACAAAGAGCAAACAACATTTAGTTTTACTTCAggtttcaaaataaatcacGTCACACGcctttacaataaaaataagtatGTAAGCTCGGGATTGATAGTTACCAGAACATCATAGCAAATTTCACGTAGTTCCTTCTCAACCTTTTCCCGGTACTCTTTTGCCATCTGTTGTTTGCGTTCCGAACCTTCTGTCTTCTGCTCAATGGAAGAAATGACTCGCCACGAGCTACGCCGCGCGCCAACAACATTCTTGTAAGCAACAGAAAGCAGGTTCCTCTCTTCGTTTGATAATTCAACACCAGTTTCGGTTACCGCCTTCATTGCGGCTGCCATATCGTCATACCTCTCAGCCTGTTCGGCGAGCTTTGCACGCTGCACCAATTCCTCCTTATCCACGGACATTGTGTCggctgaaaaattaaataaattataattataaaaagttttcatggctattaaggaaaaattttttatatcaaccTATTTGAATAATGTGCGACAGTTGGCAGTTTGTTTAAGACATCATTTCATCCAGAGActtccaatttttattacatgaAAAACTCATACTCTTGTTTACAGGTGATGTTATTTGTAGgcaatggaaaataaatttttttaaattgacaTTTGTAATGAGTCAAGTAATTAAGTGAACACCTGATCAGAAAGTGTCCATCAATATTACTGCTattatcagttttttttaGGTCATTGAatgattaaattaattatcaaaatttgtcagctttgtaaaaattacaacCTGATTTACTTCATTTTATTGATCATGGCGGAACAAAGTTTCgagaattgtaaaattaactCTTCgtattttcgatgaaaatgtTAATCAAGTATGGGAAGCAAATGGAAAGTAAGAACTGGTGTATATAAACAATACAAATTGAGAATTATCGAAGGCAATTAGTTTGACAAATTGCAAGTCACAATTAGCCTAGAAGAGCTTAACGGAAGAATAGAGTTGCTATAATTTGCCTGTATGTATATCTTGTTCTGAGTTCCCGAAATTGTAACGATCATATAATACTAAacagataagaaaaaatacaaataatgcATCTCTAACATTTGCGtatgaaagaattaatttttacaactatCCGAAATCCCATAAATGCACGCattcgaaacaaaataatagtaatattaaTCATAACAGTGACGACAATATGTTTTGCcacaacaaataaatatatttatatttattgtcaagctatggaaaattttccaagtactTTTGGTTCTTATGACTACTTTACGGTAGCGATGAAGAAAACTACCCCGTGTCACCAACATGCTCAAAATAAAATCGAGTACTGAAATAGACACTATTTTGTCCCTTCGCTGTAAAGAATTTGGATCTTGTTATATAGCGTCCAGAGTTTAAGGCAAGAACCAGAAAGACAACAAGAAAGAGATTCCAATAATGTGGTCGTAGGACACTAAAATGCGTTTTATCGGCTTCAAAGTTTATTGCAGGAACATTTTTTACCGGGAAAAACACTGGGAATCACTTatcggaaaattttccatGGAATTTATATAAAGGAAAAACGACTTACACCGAAACGTATGTATCACGATagtttgaacaaattttcaacaccgAAAACAGCAACCTTCCGAGAATCTTCCACTACTCCAATACAGGTAAAACTTCAAGACAATTAAAAGTAAACGGAGTATAAGAATATGAAGTTTTCCCGAGATTATACCGTATTCGGAGTGAAAGAGAACCTACGACGAAACTCCGTACCTGTGACCGTTCTTTCGTGTAAGAGTAAGGCCAGGTGCATTCCTGCGATTTGTTGCCTGCTAAGAATACTTTAAGGTCCTACACCCCGCCAGAGGCTATGCAGCCGATCTTTATGTACTATAGCTATAGTAGCCTGTACGCTTTCTAGACAACACAAAGAACAAGccaccatcttgaatttcaCGTGCATTGCATCCCCATCATCACGGAAGAAAATAGCTACTAGAGCTGTAAGTGCATCAACGTGattgcatgcatgcatgcgcGCACACGCGTCTTGAAAACGcgaaattaaacattttaacAAGGAGTATCGCCGTTTGCTGCATCAACGGAGAAGAGAGCATCAACTCATCTTCGTGCAACTGTCGTAAGAGTGCAATATACGTACGAACGAACAAGATATCGGTTATGTAAAAAGTAGCCAACGACCCGAAATGACCCAAGCCCCGTATCAATACCAGactaaataaaatcaaataaaaccTCTCTTCATTATTCTCTTCACACAaagaacaattatttttaacgacGGATAATCATCGCATTACGCGTAATCTGGAGCAATGAACGTTTGCCGACAAAGGGGTAAGGGAGATTCTGTAGAAACAGTTTTCAACAAGTCAGTACAGACTTCAACCTTTACAAAATACAGTAAGACCGTACAATATCTGTATCGGTAATCCCGTTAATCATCATCGTACACGTTAAATAAATCACTACATTATTATTCTTCGTACAACTTTCGCACTGCCTAAAATTTATCAACAGTCAAAAATAGTAGTGATTCAATCTGTCGCGGCTGGTTCTTGCAGAAATAACTAAACGCCACAAGGACAAAGTGGAAATGGTAAACGCCTCGATATAAGCGTTGGTGCTCAAAGCAGCTGCTGCTTCGTAACGAGGGGCTGCAGACAATACTTAGGTACAAAAAGGTACAGGGATTATAAAGAGAGCGGTCGGAAACGAAGagtagaggaaaaaaaagatgcaagAATGAGATACCGCATCTTTCTTTCGAACCGGAAGCCATACGGTCGAGTAGAAGCGGTTTGACTAACGTATGACGTACAGGTGTAACGTAGATATGCGGCGTACATACAATAGTGCACGTAGAACACCGTTGTGGGCGAAGGTCAAAGCTTCGAAGTATTTATGAAATGACGATACAActtattattctatttttttttctcgcttcaGAATGCAACTGCAGCAACAGCACTGACAGAAACTATGTGTACGTATGGTTTATGtaaaatgtacatataatacttGGCAACATAATATCATGTAGATACCAACGTACAGTACATACCATACGTTGATAACTGCGGTAACGGAATAATTATGGAAATATCCCCGTTGCGTAATAACTTTAGAAAGTatacaataattttccaaGAATTTCTATCCCCGCCCTCAATTGTTTTTCTACCTTtaccttttcttttcattagttatactttttatacaaGGTGCATGGGACGGCCGCCAAGTCGGAGTGCCTTTAACATTTGTCATACTGACAAACACGTCTCATTACTCGCTTACACGCTCTCGGAATTTTTAGACGCGACTACTTTGTACGTGTCATACATGTGTAATTTAATACTGCTTGGATGCGCTTGTGTAAACAATATTGTGCATCGGATTCTAGAAGGACGAAATCATCGATTCGTGTCAATCGTCAAATGCCAAGCGATGAAATTTATCAACTCCTACGACGACTTCCGGTTACAAAACTTCCTCCTATCGTCTACTTGGTTTGTTTTATTATCTCGCGATGCATGGAAGACGAAATTTCTCAATCATTGCTACGTAAATAGTATACGTTGATTGTATACAGTACATACCCATAGATCTCTGCAAGTTCTACCTGTCGCTATCAATAACTCAACTAAATACCTATAAGCCGCCAGCTTTACCGGATGTATCGCATTTTCCCACATATGCTGTAGCGGGCTTACAGAATTGCTACGGAGAGAAGTGCCGCATCGTGATGCTGATTTCCGGTTGATTCACGTGCATCCGGTAGTACGCGCAACTTTTTGTTCTTCCGTAAAACGCAagataataatagtaataataacaacatctgtacaaataataacaatgacgATATAATTGCCGATTTCAGAATTCGTTGACCGTGCCGTTGACGGAAGAATTCAAAGACGGTTAAGgtatgaggctgaagttagtaacgttattgtaacgattcgTATTTCGGAAAACCCGTTACTTCGCAATTTTAGAAATCTCTGAAATgcagtaaattataataaggCAAAAGTAATTCGTACTTTCAAAACTTAGCCACGTCCAACTCACtacaaatttggaaaataatgatTTATCCCCTCTAATATTTTGTTACGCTAACGTTACTGACTTCAGCCTCATTAAGGTACCCCTGGGCATATTTTCATAACCTATACTTGACGGATAAGTGGGCCTGAGGACATAAAAAGCCGTGTTGGGATCCGGCAGCTTCTTTATCGGCGGTAACCGTTTGACTCGCAATCTCGCAAGACACAAAAACCCCATTAGATCAACAGTCTTCAATAGTCTTCAGTCAACGACCGTACACAGGTTATATTGAACACATACTAGATCATGacgtaaattcgaaaatattcgaTGAGATGATCAAGTCACCTGCAACTATCGCATGAGCAAGTGACAATGAAAAAGAATCATTTCGCTATGACTATTCTAAAGCTGAATTGCTAAAACATTGGCTAATTGTTTGTCGTGACTGATATCTCCCACCAACAACCTGCGGTAGTTAATTTGAATCTTGCGGTTGACTGAATCCCCCTATTGCGTTACTCGCCCGCCATGTCTGTTATATTTTGCGTTCGTTATGAACGACATCGATCGATATAACCCGGGAATCCGATTGAAATTGGATTGGTCacgactagcgacgagggatAGGCGCAACTTCGTGTCTCAGTAGCAATTTTTATGCTCTCTCACTTtctcaatttataatttctatgtcaatcaattttatttccacccttttttttaccttcttcTAAGAAAATGATTAACGAGATATTACGATATCCGACAGTTgcatacgtgtgtgtgtgtgtgtgcgtgtgtgtgcatAGTCACGTCAAACGACGACAATcattttgataaataaaatttgtttcgtttttttttatcaagttaTATTTCTGTACGTACATCGTTATATCTCGCGGGGCTCTATTTATCAGgccatattttatttaccgaAAGACGCGCGCGGTTGAtaaatgataaagaaaaatataagataaattaaaaaaaagccTCGTCGCGAAACCGGCGTCGTTCCTTCTCTCTGACCTTATCTATCTTATTCTCAGATTGTTACCGATGCGTACTTGGAATATTACCACCTAACTCTCAATTATAATATCCATGATAAAAACTGTTCTTTATTTCCTGctttatttgattatttttttcctttactttCGAATGCATCCGTCGCACATACGATTCACTCGTCAGACTTTGCATTGTTTACTTATTTGGTATACAAGTAATAggaaaagataaaataaacagAAATTCATTCTCATTCATCGTTGTGACTTGAACTTATTCGTGTCTTGTTCTTCGGCTTTGTACTACCGTCGATTCGTTCAGCGGTAGCTGCGCTCTCTATAATACTGTCAAGGTATACATATCGCAAAACGATACCAAGAATCTACCCACTAATCCATGCAGCGAGCGCGTGAAAAGTAGTGACGAAAGAAGATTTATCGGAATTCTCGTACGCGCTCTCAATGAAACGTGTGCATCATGCACGTAAAAGATCATTACGACATTATTACACGGGGATAACACCAAGTTATCCACATCCGGCTTAGCCAAGCTACAGTGAATTACTCCGAACTACAGGATTACGGAACAATCGCGCTGTCAGGTTCGGTTAAAAACCGCATTAACCGGATTATATTATAAATCGATCGATAAGGATATACCGCACTCTTGGTATACATACTTCATACATGTAGCGAAAAATTCCCCCTAACAAAATGAATAGGATACGTAATCGCGTTCGAATTTTCGAGAAGTAATTTCCTTCTACGCCCATTGAACACCATTATTTCCAGTACCGTAGATTTCCGATCCGAACGATCGTCGTAGATTTGAGGTTAGATCGTTAGTGGGAGGTAAGAACGATGATCGCCATCAGCAATGCGGATATCTCGTTAGGAACTGGCAGCAGTAGTAGCTGCAGCAGCGCCAAAGGTACAAACTTACATCTTACAATCAGAGCGATCGATGTCGTTGTGACCGGCGCCGCGCAAGATGTCGTAGTTACTTACGTGTCTCACACTCTCAAAGAAAATTCCTCAGGCAAAGGAAATTTACGGTCGTTAACAATGAGCGATCGGGGCCGTAAAATAAGATAGCGAACGAAGTTGTTCGCCGGGCATTCGGACGACGCAAGAACGTAGATGGTGCAATGGAAGcgaaacgagaagaaaaaaaagaatgaaaaaaataaaaagagtaAAAACGGAGCTGAGATACCCGTGTAATTATTCCTTCTCATACCACATcggattttgtttttacaatattacagGTACaacacaaatatatacatacgtatgtagtATAAGCGATGCGATCAAATTCACCTACCTCCTGTTTAAACAGTCTTTTGTACAATAAATACGgttttagaaataaatatacactCCGTTCGATACACCGGCGGATTTTGGGGGTGTGCGTGTGTGAACGGGCGGGTGGTGCGCGGGGTGGGGGAGGGGATAGAGGAGGGACAAGAACGTGGCTGACTAGATTGAGTCTCCTATATTTAGAGTGGAGGCAGGGGGGAGAGAGGAAAGAAGCGGTACTGCGGTTATGACGAGAAACAATTCTTATTGCCGGTGAAGATTTCTTTGTATCTCGGCCGCGTTACGGATCCCCGGGGGTGTTAAGAAAACTCTACTACGTCTCTTTTCCTATCAGTCACACTTAACACCACACATCACTCGTGGACCACTCCCGCACAACGACTGAGACAGTGTCGAGCGTCGGCCAGGTTCGGACTGGGCCTCGTTTCTCCTCGGCTATCCTCGGCTCGGCTCGGCTCCGTCCTCGGCTATTTCCGCCTCCCGACGCCCGGTAACCGACTATTGATCGTCACTGGCATGGCCGGCAGCCACTGGGTGGGGCATGGCCGATGTACgtcgacaacgacgacgaagCGTCGTCACCACACCACCGTATCCCGGGACCGCGAACCGAGGCACGCGGTGCCGAGGCACACCGACCAACCAACCACGCGTCATCGACGCCGACACACATTTTTCGTTGCTCTACCATCCCTGCTTTGCTAGTTTTTACAGTCCCTGTACGAGGCTCCCTCAATAAATTATCAAAGTCCCTGGTGAATCCGAAATTTTGGAAGACCCTTTGGGGATCCTTCGTTTTTTACGTCGATACAAAAAGTATAATCGGAGGCATTATGACACGGTTcgtttttacaattaattaccTGCCCTCACTACGCTTGACTTTCTCAATAGGCGAGTCCAGATCAAACTTCGATAGTTGCCTTAAGGTAGACTTTGGTCTCGACGAATCGATACGTTTCAAATACTCTCGATAAAACTTCTTGTCCGTTCCGCACAGTAAATATTATGCCGATAGAAGACGTATACTGTCGATATACTGCAGGCAAACAACAATGTACTCGAAGTGTCGCTGAAGTTTCGAATCAGTTTTGTAAGTAActgatttataaaaaaaaaaaaaaattcgtaatttttcgtCGTTTTGCAAGCTTTAGCGAATGCTTTAGCATAGCTggttcaattaaattttaggACATAATAAACTCTTATGCGTATACGTAGGTACACACATTGGATTCTTTACATAAAGTGCGCAAGGTTCGAAATATGCGATAGTTTGCGCAATTTGAaagctttatattttattcgattatACTTCAActtatatagaaaaaaaacacagaaaGAAAGTACCAGGAAAACTTTATTTGCAGAAGCGTCGACAAGAGGATGGCCTTGCTCTAGGTACGCCTTGTCGTATGCAACTCTACATTCACCTCCGTCATACGGCAAGGTAAATCTGGGCGTTTTTGTCAGTGACGAACAGTTCTGTACGTTGTAAGTGTGTTTTGTGTGTAACGGCGTGGAGTTTTGAACGATTAGTAAACCGATGCTGAACAAGGAAGTAGAGAAAGGAGAAATCCGAGAGCCGGAAAGACTTATTTTGAGCATTACCCCGATCAAATTCCgtacaataaacaaaaaaagaaagaaaaaacgccGACCTGCACACAAACACTTGCTACAcgaattaacgatttttattatcaGAAGATCACGAAGTTAGGCAATAAAAATTAGCGGGTACTTGCAGGGTATTTGACGAGACGTGGTTAAGAGTAAATCGTACACCGTTATACCTATAACGCGCCTGCATATACACGTAGGGTGGTCCTCATTTAGAATGTTGACGAATTTATTCCGGATCACCCCACCAaatcaactataaataattcaaaaacaattcacaatttttttcagatttttatattaacTGTAACCCGTGCCTGTCAGAGGAAGGATTTcccaatttaaaatacacgtgtttcggacacgttcttagtatatattttactgtaagagtaataatgttcgaaaaaatccATGAATGTGAGGTTCTAATGAGcattagtgctactatctgagaaaaaattcacatcatcataccagTTAATACAGACAATTGCAtttcttataaataaaaagaaaaagtcaaatttctagggtgtgcaattcgtcgagattggttggtatgatgatgtgaattttttctcagatagtagTATTAATACTCACTAAATCTTCGCAATTACAGATTGATCCGAACATCGTCactcttacaataaattatatgctGAGAATGTATATGAAACaggtgtattttaaatggtGATATCCGTCCATTTACAGGTACGGGTtagaattgatataaaaatctgagAGTTAGGAAAAAaggtctgaaaaaaaatcatcaacaccCTAAGTAAGGATCACCCTATTACACGTGCATACTCTCATGTCTGTATATGTAACAAtaagtataggtatacacgcacgcacgcacgcacgctCCCAAAGCGGATTTAAATTGAATGCGTTATTCGATCGCATCAATCGACTGCATGCATTCCGAACAGCACAGACAATGCTGCCCACTGTTGTATGTGACATGTAGGCAATACGCATGCTAGTCTCATTCGGGCGACAGAGCTACGATCATTTGACGATT is a window encoding:
- the LOC124298685 gene encoding 14-3-3 protein zeta isoform X4 — translated: MSVDKEELVQRAKLAEQAERYDDMAAAMKAVTETGVELSNEERNLLSVAYKNVVGARRSSWRVISSIEQKTEGSERKQQMAKEYREKVEKELREICYDVLGLLDKYLIPKASNPESKVFYLKMKGDYFRYLAEVATGDTRNTVVDDSQKAYQDAFEISKSQMQPTHPIRLGLALNFSVFYYEILNSPDKACQLAKQAFDDAIAELDTLNEDSYKDSTLIMQLLRDNLTLWTSDTQNEGDEPQEGGDN
- the LOC124298685 gene encoding 14-3-3 protein zeta isoform X3 — its product is MSVDKEELVQRAKLAEQAERYDDMAAAMKAVTETGVELSNEERNLLSVAYKNVVGARRSSWRVISSIEQKTEGSERKQQMAKEYREKVEKELREICYDVLQGLLDKYLIPKASNPESKVFYLKMKGDYFRYLAEVATGDTRNTVVDDSQKAYQDAFEISKSQMQPTHPIRLGLALNFSVFYYEILNSPDKACQLAKQAFDDAIAELDTLNEDSYKDSTLIMQLLRDNLTLWTSDTQNEGDEPQEGGDN
- the LOC124298685 gene encoding 14-3-3 protein zeta isoform X1 encodes the protein MSVDKEELVQRAKLAEQAERYDDMAAAMKAVTETGVELSNEERNLLSVAYKNVVGARRSSWRVISSIEQKTEGSERKQQMAKEYREKVEKELREICYDVLGDGVAMLQGLLDKYLIPKASNPESKVFYLKMKGDYFRYLAEVATGDTRNTVVDDSQKAYQDAFEISKSQMQPTHPIRLGLALNFSVFYYEILNSPDKACQLAKQAFDDAIAELDTLNEDSYKDSTLIMQLLRDNLTLWTSDTQNEGDEPQEGGDN
- the LOC124298685 gene encoding 14-3-3 protein zeta isoform X5; translated protein: MSVDKEELVQRAKLAEQAERYDDMAAAMKAVTETGVELSNEERNLLSVAYKNVVGARRSSWRVISSIEQKTEGSERKQQMAKEYREKVEKELREICYDVLGLLDKYLIPKASNPESKVFYLKMKGDYFRYLAEVATGDTRNTVVEDSQKAYQEAFDIAKAKMQPTHPIRLGLALNFSVFYYEIINSPARACHLAKQAFDDAIAELDTLNEDSYKDSTLIMQLLRDNLTLWTSDTQNEGDEPQEGGDN
- the LOC124298685 gene encoding 14-3-3 protein zeta isoform X2 → MSVDKEELVQRAKLAEQAERYDDMAAAMKAVTETGVELSNEERNLLSVAYKNVVGARRSSWRVISSIEQKTEGSERKQQMAKEYREKVEKELREICYDVLGDGVAMLQGLLDKYLIPKASNPESKVFYLKMKGDYFRYLAEVATGDTRNTVVEDSQKAYQEAFDIAKAKMQPTHPIRLGLALNFSVFYYEIINSPARACHLAKQAFDDAIAELDTLNEDSYKDSTLIMQLLRDNLTLWTSDTQNEGDEPQEGGDN